DNA sequence from the Bradyrhizobium diazoefficiens genome:
CGTGCTGCCGCTCTCCGTGCCGGGACTGATCTCGGCCTTCATCTTCTGCTTCACGCTGTGCTGGAACGAGTTCATCTATGCGCTGACCTTCCTGCAATCGACCCAGAACAAAACCGTGCCGGTTGCGATCGTCAACGAGTTCGTCGATGGCGACGTCTACCATTGGGGTTCGCTGATGGCGGGCGCATTGGCGGGGTCGCTGCCGCTAGTCATCCTTTACGCCTTCTTCGTAGAACACTATGTGTCGGCGATGACTGGCGCCGTGAAGGAATGATTGCGGGGCTGCCATAAAGGCGCGCCTGAGCTGGCGCGTTCTAACCAATAAGAAGGAGTCTTGCTCTTGCACATTCTGGTTCTGGGCGCTGCCGGCATGGTCGGTCGCAAGCTGTGTGAACGTCTGTTGCGCGACGGCCGGCTCGGCAAGAGCGACATCACGAAATTGACCATGCATGACGTGGTCGAGCCCAGGAAACCGGAGAAGGCCGGGTTCCCAATCGAGACCGTCTCGGGCGATTTCGCCGTGCCAGGTGCGGCCGAGAAGCTGATCGCCGGCCGTCCCGACGTGATCTTCCATCTCGCGGCGATCGTCTCAGGCGAGGCCGAACTCGATTTCGACAAGGGCTACCGCATCAACCTGGACGGCACGCGGATGCTGCTCGACGCCATCCGCCTTGTCGGCGGCGGCTACAAGCCGCGCGTGGTGTTCACGTCCTCGATCGCGGTGTTCGGTGCGCCGTTCCCGGATGCGATCGGCGATGAGTTCTTCCATACCCCGCTGCTCAGCTACGGCACTCAAAAGGCGATCGGCGAACTGCTGCTCGCCGACTATTCGCGCCGCGGCTTCCTCGACGGCATCGGCATCCGCCTGCCGACCATCTGCATCCGGCCCGGCCTGCCCAACAAGGCGGCGTCCGGCTTCTTTTCCAACATCCTGCGCGAGCCGCTGGCCGGCAAGGAAGCGGTGCTGCCGGTCTCCGAGGACGTCCGCCACTGGCACGCCACGCCGCGCTCCGCCGTCGGCTTCCTGCTGCATGCCGGCACTATGGACCTCGCCACGGTCGGTCCGCGCCGCAACTTGACCATGCCGGGCCTGTCGGCCACGGTCGGTGAGCAGATCGCCGCGCTGAAACGCGTCGCGGGCGAAAAGGTCGCCACGCGCATCAAGCGGGAGCCCGATCCCTTCATCGTCGGCATCGTCGGCGGTTGGCCGCGCAACTTCGATCCGAAGCGGGCGCGCGAGCTCGGCTTCACCACCGAAGAGAAGTCCTTCGACGACATCATTCGCATTCACATCGAAGAGGAGCTCGGCGGTAATTTCGTCGCCTGACGTGTCGGATCAAACAGCGTGGATATGACGATGGCGAGCGTTGCTTGCATCGGTGAATGCATGGTCGAGCTCCGGCAGGCTCAAGGCGGACAGTCTGCCGGGCAGGGCGGTGGGCTGTACTCGCGCGGCTTCGGCGGCGACACCCTCAACACGGCGGTGTATCTGGCGCGGCTCGAGGTCAAGGTCGACTACCTGACCGCGCTCGGCGACGATGCGTTAAGTGACGAGATGATCGCGGCCTGGAACGCGGAGGGCGTCGGCACGCGCCGCGTCGCGCGGCTGCCAGGCAAGCTGCCCGGCCTCTACATGATCCAGCTGGACGCCAAGGGCGAGCGCCAGTTCTTCCACTGGCGCGACAGTGCTGCAGCGCGCCAGCTGATGAGCCTGCCGGAGACGGAGGAGCTCCTCAATTCGCTGATGAGCTACGACATCGTCTATCTCTCCGCGATCACGCTCTCGATCTACGACGCCCCCGGGCGCGATCGCCTGTTCACGGCGATCAAGCGCGCCCGACTGCTCGGCACCCGCTTCGTGTTCGATACCAATTTCCGCGCGCGCGGCTGGCCGGACCGCGACGTCGCCCGGGAGGTATTTGCCGCGGCCTTCGCGGCCGCCGACATCGTGCTGACCTCGGCCGAGGATCTGCTCGCGC
Encoded proteins:
- a CDS encoding sugar kinase, coding for MASVACIGECMVELRQAQGGQSAGQGGGLYSRGFGGDTLNTAVYLARLEVKVDYLTALGDDALSDEMIAAWNAEGVGTRRVARLPGKLPGLYMIQLDAKGERQFFHWRDSAAARQLMSLPETEELLNSLMSYDIVYLSAITLSIYDAPGRDRLFTAIKRARLLGTRFVFDTNFRARGWPDRDVAREVFAAAFAAADIVLTSAEDLLALYPGESPEQLMAPIPTPELVFRLAEPVSLLRFPGGTREVRAEPMTKPVVDTTAAGDSFAAAYIAARLGGSDPVEAARAGHRLASLVICYPGAIIPGYAMPPKKRHRPATSRQATK
- the denD gene encoding D-erythronate dehydrogenase, with translation MHILVLGAAGMVGRKLCERLLRDGRLGKSDITKLTMHDVVEPRKPEKAGFPIETVSGDFAVPGAAEKLIAGRPDVIFHLAAIVSGEAELDFDKGYRINLDGTRMLLDAIRLVGGGYKPRVVFTSSIAVFGAPFPDAIGDEFFHTPLLSYGTQKAIGELLLADYSRRGFLDGIGIRLPTICIRPGLPNKAASGFFSNILREPLAGKEAVLPVSEDVRHWHATPRSAVGFLLHAGTMDLATVGPRRNLTMPGLSATVGEQIAALKRVAGEKVATRIKREPDPFIVGIVGGWPRNFDPKRARELGFTTEEKSFDDIIRIHIEEELGGNFVA